The following are encoded in a window of Solidesulfovibrio magneticus RS-1 genomic DNA:
- a CDS encoding 7-carboxy-7-deazaguanine synthase QueE: MLKVHEIFASIQGESSYAGWPCGFLRLSGCNLACRWCDTLHAGDSYAEMTVADATAALAGLGLPLVEVTGGEPLLAPQTPELVKRLCDLDLTVLVETNGSFDIAVLDARATAVVDVKCPGSGMEHRNDYGNLERLRPHDEVKFVLADRTDYDFALDIASRIWRTHIVHFSPVAATLASAELAAWMVADRVQARLGLQLHKHIWSPDARGV; the protein is encoded by the coding sequence ATGCTCAAGGTTCATGAAATATTTGCCAGCATCCAGGGCGAGTCGAGCTATGCCGGCTGGCCCTGCGGTTTTTTGCGCCTGTCGGGCTGCAATCTGGCCTGCCGTTGGTGCGACACCCTCCATGCCGGGGATTCCTACGCCGAAATGACCGTGGCCGACGCCACGGCCGCCCTGGCCGGGCTGGGGCTGCCGCTGGTGGAAGTGACCGGCGGCGAGCCGCTTCTGGCCCCGCAGACCCCGGAGCTGGTCAAGCGCCTGTGCGATCTGGACCTGACCGTGCTGGTCGAGACCAACGGCAGCTTCGACATCGCCGTGCTTGATGCCCGGGCCACGGCCGTGGTGGACGTCAAATGTCCGGGCAGCGGCATGGAGCATCGCAACGATTACGGCAATCTGGAGCGGCTGCGTCCCCATGACGAGGTGAAATTCGTGCTGGCCGACCGGACTGATTACGATTTCGCCCTGGACATCGCCTCACGGATCTGGCGCACTCACATCGTCCATTTTTCGCCCGTGGCCGCGACCCTTGCCTCGGCCGAGCTGGCCGCCTGGATGGTGGCCGACCGGGTCCAGGCGCGCCTGGGGCTGCAACTGCACAAGCACATCTGGAGCCCCGACGCCCGGGGCGTCTGA
- a CDS encoding N-acyl homoserine lactonase family protein, giving the protein MGKYVIHPIVLGSKEFDKGMMTYQFDYGTPYTIPIYGWYLEGGGKKVLVDTGEIRPVQSAAREAALGGTIHTLESGLAQYGLTPADIDVVIHTHLHNDHCENDAYLENAVIYAHERELAHVSDPHPLDFRYNAEYVEDVIDSGQMQAITGDTEILPGLRMVHTPAHTEGGMSVFVDTPAGQAVITGFCVINENFFPPKAVTAREMDVIPPGTCVNPYAAYDIMVRVKKAAHILLPLHEPAFASGAPIGVK; this is encoded by the coding sequence GTGGGCAAGTACGTGATCCATCCCATTGTCCTTGGCTCCAAGGAATTCGACAAGGGCATGATGACCTACCAGTTCGACTACGGCACGCCTTACACCATCCCCATCTACGGCTGGTATCTGGAAGGCGGCGGCAAGAAGGTGCTGGTGGACACCGGCGAGATACGCCCGGTGCAGTCCGCCGCCCGCGAGGCGGCCCTTGGCGGCACAATCCACACCCTGGAATCGGGCCTGGCCCAGTACGGTCTGACCCCTGCCGACATCGACGTGGTCATCCACACCCACCTGCACAACGACCACTGCGAAAACGACGCCTATCTGGAAAACGCGGTCATCTACGCCCATGAACGGGAGCTGGCCCACGTGAGCGACCCGCATCCCCTGGACTTTCGCTACAACGCCGAATACGTGGAAGACGTCATCGATTCCGGCCAGATGCAGGCGATCACCGGCGACACGGAGATCCTGCCCGGCCTGCGCATGGTCCACACCCCGGCCCACACCGAAGGCGGCATGTCGGTCTTTGTGGACACCCCGGCCGGCCAGGCCGTCATCACCGGCTTTTGCGTCATCAACGAGAATTTCTTTCCGCCCAAGGCCGTAACGGCCCGAGAGATGGACGTCATCCCGCCCGGCACCTGCGTCAATCCTTACGCGGCCTACGACATCATGGTCCGCGTCAAGAAGGCGGCCCACATCCTGCTGCCGCTGCATGAGCCGGCGTTTGCTTCCGGCGCGCCCATCGGCGTGAAGTAG
- a CDS encoding acid phosphatase, producing MLARFRLLLLVLLLSLPQLAWSETQFVSPQQVDLARLLPPPPAMDSAEQRDEIALLLQLQKDRTPDMVAFAQADAAREVFRFTDVVGPQFTAEKLPVAAAFFKAVKENGDAILGNAKKHWDRPRPYAASSQIDPCVPKPGNASYPSGHSTYGTLMGIILANMVPEKAQALAARAEQYRFNREIGGVHYPSDVAAGRITGTVIAAFLFNSPEFQQQYAAARAEVRSALGLAQ from the coding sequence ATGCTTGCCCGGTTCCGCCTGCTCCTGCTGGTCCTGCTGCTGTCGCTGCCGCAGCTGGCCTGGTCCGAAACGCAGTTCGTCAGCCCGCAGCAAGTCGATCTGGCCCGGCTGCTGCCGCCGCCGCCGGCCATGGACTCGGCCGAGCAGCGCGACGAGATCGCCCTGCTCCTGCAACTGCAAAAGGACCGCACCCCGGACATGGTGGCCTTTGCCCAGGCCGACGCCGCCCGCGAGGTTTTCCGCTTCACCGATGTGGTCGGCCCCCAGTTCACGGCTGAAAAGCTACCCGTGGCGGCGGCCTTTTTCAAGGCGGTCAAGGAAAACGGCGACGCCATTCTCGGCAACGCCAAGAAGCACTGGGACCGCCCCCGACCCTATGCCGCTAGTTCGCAAATCGATCCCTGCGTGCCCAAGCCCGGCAACGCCTCCTACCCCAGCGGCCATTCCACCTACGGCACCTTGATGGGCATCATCCTGGCCAACATGGTCCCGGAAAAGGCCCAAGCCCTGGCGGCCCGGGCCGAGCAGTACCGCTTCAACCGGGAGATCGGCGGCGTCCACTATCCCAGCGACGTGGCCGCCGGCCGCATCACCGGCACGGTCATCGCCGCCTTCCTGTTCAACAGCCCGGAATTCCAGCAGCAGTACGCCGCCGCCCGGGCCGAAGTCCGCAGCGCCCTGGGGCTGGCCCAGTAA
- the murJ gene encoding murein biosynthesis integral membrane protein MurJ, with product MSQHVRQIAKDASIVGGATLLSRILGFFRDMILAYVLGAGIAADAFYVAYRLPNMMRRLFAEGSMTMAFVPVFQKLREEVGDEKAFSMPRSAMVWLLIILGVLTTLAIVFARPLTKLITPGFADDPALFDLTVDLTRIVFPYIIEISAVALCMGVLNSFGHFLAPALATSELNTIIILGAGVAWLFGFDPAYTLAWSVVIGGIGQVYMQLPQLRKFGFTWRGPWSLRDKGVLRMGLLMLPTAFGAAVYQLNIVLGTLLASYLPTGSISYLYYADRLVQFPLGVFGVAVGTVALPGLAKLASAGKTGEFVDTLNASLRLTLFICLPAAAGLIALADPMVRVLFGRGAFGEAAIAATAGALVAYGVGLPAFACVRPLYSAYFALSDTRTPAIVAAVCLVVYVIAGLALMGPTGHVGLALATSISSWVNIAALGLVLRKKLGPGWLRLGRTTFIGTILSIGVGFGAHATADRPYLSLILIILWAIAYMSVASLLRVEEARMLTDFVRRKMIRRRK from the coding sequence ATGTCGCAACACGTCAGACAGATTGCCAAGGATGCCTCTATTGTCGGGGGCGCGACCTTGTTGTCGAGGATACTCGGGTTTTTCCGGGATATGATCCTGGCCTACGTGCTGGGGGCCGGCATTGCCGCCGACGCCTTTTACGTAGCCTATCGCCTGCCCAACATGATGCGCCGGCTTTTCGCCGAAGGTTCCATGACCATGGCCTTTGTGCCGGTCTTTCAAAAGCTGCGCGAGGAGGTGGGCGACGAAAAGGCCTTTTCCATGCCGCGTTCGGCCATGGTCTGGCTGCTCATCATCCTCGGCGTCCTGACCACGTTGGCAATTGTCTTCGCCCGGCCGCTCACCAAACTCATCACCCCGGGCTTTGCCGACGATCCGGCGCTGTTTGATCTGACCGTGGATCTCACGCGCATCGTCTTCCCCTACATCATCGAGATTTCCGCCGTGGCCTTGTGCATGGGCGTGCTCAATTCCTTCGGCCATTTCCTGGCTCCGGCCCTGGCCACATCCGAACTCAACACCATCATCATCCTCGGCGCGGGCGTGGCCTGGCTGTTCGGCTTCGATCCGGCCTACACCCTGGCCTGGAGCGTGGTCATCGGCGGTATCGGGCAGGTCTACATGCAGCTGCCGCAACTGCGGAAGTTCGGCTTTACCTGGCGCGGTCCATGGTCCCTTCGCGACAAGGGCGTGCTGCGCATGGGCCTGCTCATGCTGCCCACGGCCTTTGGCGCGGCGGTCTACCAGCTCAACATCGTGCTGGGGACGCTTCTCGCCTCCTACCTGCCCACCGGCTCCATCTCGTACCTCTACTACGCCGACCGGCTGGTGCAATTTCCCCTGGGCGTCTTCGGCGTGGCCGTGGGCACGGTGGCCCTGCCCGGGCTGGCCAAGCTCGCCTCGGCCGGCAAGACCGGGGAATTCGTCGATACCCTAAACGCCTCGCTGCGCCTGACCCTTTTCATCTGCCTGCCGGCCGCCGCCGGGCTCATTGCCCTGGCCGATCCCATGGTGCGGGTGCTTTTCGGACGCGGAGCCTTTGGCGAGGCAGCCATCGCCGCCACCGCCGGGGCGCTGGTGGCCTACGGCGTGGGCCTGCCCGCCTTTGCCTGCGTGCGGCCGCTGTATTCCGCCTATTTCGCCCTGTCCGACACCCGCACCCCGGCCATCGTGGCCGCCGTGTGCCTGGTGGTCTACGTCATCGCCGGCCTGGCCCTCATGGGACCTACCGGCCATGTCGGATTGGCCCTGGCCACCTCCATCTCGTCCTGGGTCAACATCGCCGCCCTGGGCCTGGTCCTGCGCAAAAAGCTCGGCCCCGGCTGGCTGCGCCTGGGCCGCACCACCTTCATCGGCACAATCTTAAGCATCGGCGTCGGCTTCGGCGCCCACGCCACGGCCGACCGCCCCTACCTCTCGCTCATCCTCATCATCCTGTGGGCCATAGCCTACATGAGCGTGGCCTCGCTGCTACGCGTCGAGGAAGCCCGGATGCTTACCGATTTTGTTCGTAGGAAGATGATAAGACGAAGAAAATAA
- the queF gene encoding preQ(1) synthase, which produces MPHRVPRDDVSTLKTLGQGATVYPRNVTPGLLETFPNAFPDRRYDITFASDEFTSLCPKTGQPDFGTITIRYVPDKLCIESKSLKLYLFSYRDEGAFMETLTNRILDDLVEVCQPHHMEVTGDFAARGGITISVTATFVKEKK; this is translated from the coding sequence ATGCCGCATCGCGTACCCAGAGACGACGTCAGCACGCTCAAAACCCTCGGCCAGGGGGCCACGGTCTACCCGAGAAACGTCACCCCCGGCCTGCTCGAAACCTTCCCCAACGCCTTCCCGGACCGGCGCTACGACATCACCTTCGCCTCCGACGAGTTCACGAGCCTGTGCCCCAAGACCGGCCAGCCCGACTTCGGCACCATCACCATCCGCTACGTGCCCGACAAGCTGTGCATCGAATCCAAGTCGCTCAAACTCTACCTCTTCAGCTACCGCGACGAAGGCGCTTTCATGGAAACCCTCACCAACCGCATCCTCGATGACCTCGTGGAAGTCTGCCAGCCGCATCATATGGAAGTCACCGGCGACTTCGCCGCCCGGGGCGGCATCACTATTTCGGTGACGGCGACGTTTGTGAAAGAGAAGAAATAG
- the queC gene encoding 7-cyano-7-deazaguanine synthase QueC has translation MTTDAPQKAVVLFSGGLDSTTCLAVARRDGFLPCALSFEYGQRHKVELEAARRVAKAMAVTTHLILPLPLGSIGGSALTADIDVPKDRDIGEMEADIPVTYVPARNTIFLSMALGWAEVLGASDIYIGVNALDYSGYPDCRPEFIAAFEAMANLAVKEAVEGRLAIRIHTPLLHLSKAGIVELGTSLGVDYGLTHSCYDPAPDGLACGRCDSCLLRRKGFEEAGVADPTRYRPSL, from the coding sequence ATGACGACCGACGCACCCCAAAAAGCCGTGGTCCTTTTTTCCGGGGGCCTGGATTCCACCACCTGTCTGGCCGTGGCCCGGCGCGACGGATTTTTGCCGTGCGCGCTCAGTTTCGAATACGGCCAGCGCCACAAGGTGGAGCTGGAGGCCGCCCGCCGGGTGGCCAAGGCCATGGCCGTGACCACCCACCTGATCCTGCCTCTGCCGCTGGGGTCCATCGGCGGTTCGGCGCTGACGGCCGACATCGACGTGCCCAAGGACCGCGATATTGGTGAGATGGAAGCCGACATTCCGGTCACCTACGTGCCTGCCCGCAACACCATCTTCCTGTCCATGGCCCTGGGCTGGGCCGAGGTGCTCGGGGCCAGCGACATCTACATCGGCGTCAACGCCCTGGACTATTCGGGTTATCCCGACTGCCGGCCGGAATTCATCGCCGCTTTTGAGGCCATGGCCAATCTGGCCGTCAAGGAGGCGGTGGAAGGCCGGCTGGCCATCCGCATCCACACCCCGCTGCTGCATCTGTCCAAGGCCGGCATCGTGGAACTCGGCACGAGCCTGGGCGTGGACTATGGCCTCACCCACTCCTGCTACGACCCGGCCCCGGACGGCCTGGCCTGCGGCCGCTGCGACAGCTGTTTGCTGCGAAGGAAAGGCTTCGAGGAAGCCGGCGTGGCCGACCCCACCCGCTATCGGCCGAGCCTGTAG
- a CDS encoding sialate O-acetylesterase: MPASRSFFDRAANVALIAATVLALGWAGREVAVDLRLTRLQEQAARRVPHFPDAASRTAFTDAAGRDKALCAAFLGRKPLVVLTIGQSNIANSALGQFTPSHRLGNYFEGSCYIAANPLLGTSGERAAAVLDLADAALDAGLYDSALVVPLAVQGSSVWNWARHGDLRPMLESALRRLNGLGIKPNLVLYHQGEADCLVGMEGRLYAEALDNIIGDLRRMGVAAPVVVSQVSRFKALDCPDADPGACSRICPDIRQAQAGAADASRGVFAGPDTDMAVAERFDGYHMTDDGRRRFAAMLLETVRALPQTP; encoded by the coding sequence ATGCCGGCTTCCCGTTCGTTTTTCGACCGGGCGGCTAACGTGGCGCTGATTGCCGCCACGGTGTTGGCCCTGGGCTGGGCCGGTCGTGAGGTGGCCGTTGATCTTCGGCTCACCCGCCTTCAGGAACAGGCGGCCCGGCGTGTGCCGCATTTTCCCGACGCGGCCTCGCGCACGGCGTTTACTGACGCCGCCGGCCGCGACAAGGCCCTGTGCGCGGCGTTTCTTGGCCGCAAGCCCCTGGTCGTCCTGACCATCGGCCAATCCAACATCGCCAATTCGGCTCTGGGGCAGTTCACCCCCAGCCACCGCCTCGGAAACTATTTCGAGGGATCGTGCTATATCGCGGCCAATCCGCTTCTCGGCACGTCGGGCGAGCGGGCGGCGGCGGTGCTTGATTTAGCCGACGCGGCCCTGGATGCGGGACTCTACGACAGCGCGCTTGTCGTGCCGCTGGCGGTGCAGGGTTCGTCGGTGTGGAACTGGGCGCGGCACGGCGACTTGCGGCCCATGCTCGAAAGCGCCCTGCGCCGCCTGAACGGGCTGGGGATCAAGCCCAATCTTGTCCTCTACCATCAGGGCGAGGCCGATTGTCTGGTGGGGATGGAAGGGAGGCTTTATGCCGAGGCCCTGGACAATATCATCGGTGATTTGCGGCGCATGGGCGTTGCCGCGCCGGTGGTGGTCTCGCAAGTCAGCCGCTTCAAGGCGTTGGACTGCCCGGACGCCGATCCCGGGGCTTGTTCGCGCATCTGTCCGGACATCCGCCAGGCCCAGGCCGGGGCGGCCGACGCCTCGCGCGGCGTCTTCGCCGGCCCGGACACGGACATGGCCGTAGCCGAGCGGTTCGACGGCTACCACATGACCGACGACGGCCGCCGCCGCTTCGCCGCCATGCTGCTGGAAACCGTGCGCGCCCTGCCCCAAACGCCCTAG
- a CDS encoding acyltransferase family protein yields MMYSIQILRIIGMLMIVYIHVGVYMTLVNNVGDSLFHVIPDAYMCKAFIFFSISGFIMAFLIDIGYRNFLVRRILRVYPTFLIACGLAIALRYLLFDQLPGKDMFLAMTLLPVGFVDYPLKIEWTLIYEVCYYLIITPFAFPKTRRYFVPFLFVWLGVICIAYYASGITAFYVLPPWKRLFVSYVNIYFITGALAYHAAKRLRFDWWPAYVLAILASAAVTVATSDAWKLEPYNMKQLATWSLCTAVTLVSLVKLENHFQAPWVKAIGQWGDYAYAVYLTHALVVGVFFSWLVYRYGWQLDNRAAFLAVGLILVVGYGLGRLDAAVHGYFKRKFA; encoded by the coding sequence ATGATGTATTCCATTCAGATTTTGCGGATCATCGGCATGTTGATGATCGTCTATATCCATGTCGGCGTCTACATGACGCTGGTGAACAACGTCGGCGATTCCCTCTTTCACGTCATCCCCGACGCGTACATGTGCAAGGCCTTCATCTTTTTCAGCATCTCCGGCTTTATCATGGCCTTTCTCATCGACATCGGCTACCGCAACTTTCTGGTGCGGCGCATCCTGCGCGTCTATCCGACCTTCCTCATCGCCTGCGGCCTGGCCATCGCCTTGCGCTATCTGCTTTTTGACCAGCTGCCGGGCAAGGACATGTTCCTGGCCATGACGCTTTTGCCCGTAGGCTTCGTGGATTATCCCCTCAAGATCGAATGGACGCTGATTTACGAAGTCTGCTATTATCTCATCATCACGCCCTTTGCTTTCCCCAAGACGCGACGCTACTTCGTGCCGTTTCTCTTTGTCTGGCTCGGCGTCATTTGCATCGCCTACTACGCTTCGGGCATCACGGCCTTTTACGTGCTGCCGCCCTGGAAGCGGCTGTTCGTCTCCTATGTCAACATCTACTTCATCACCGGGGCCCTGGCCTACCACGCCGCCAAGCGCCTGCGGTTCGACTGGTGGCCGGCCTATGTCCTGGCCATCCTGGCCAGCGCCGCCGTCACCGTGGCCACTTCGGACGCCTGGAAGCTTGAACCCTACAACATGAAACAGTTGGCCACCTGGAGCCTGTGCACCGCCGTGACGCTGGTTTCCCTGGTCAAGCTTGAAAACCATTTCCAGGCCCCCTGGGTGAAGGCCATCGGCCAGTGGGGCGACTACGCCTACGCCGTCTACCTGACCCACGCCCTGGTGGTTGGGGTCTTTTTCTCCTGGCTGGTCTACCGGTACGGCTGGCAGCTCGACAACCGGGCGGCGTTTCTTGCCGTGGGCCTGATTCTCGTCGTGGGCTATGGCCTGGGCCGGCTCGACGCCGCCGTGCACGGCTATTTCAAGCGGAAATTCGCCTGA
- a CDS encoding YihY/virulence factor BrkB family protein, with amino-acid sequence MILTRLRRRDVTAWLREVGRLSVKATAAFFRSGGPTQAAALAFYALLSSVPLLFAMLALCGAVSGEDWTGQMALRRQLAILTPYIDELLVSRARRLLWASPGFSLESAVFVLWSSWLFLGAFRRALRRPLGEAAPEQRPPLAARLMSTAWGAIAGVLFLGALTAALYLAYLPRLEPRGSLARQWSAAWGVLCLTGMFAAAYLLFLPGRRPLRAIAGVSALLAVAAWAVTAAFGQFVAHGGRYELVYGSLGGAVLFLLWLQYNACLVLWGAWFLRLWRRDHGPSALRRRLSPASLFDRLRAGRLARRSRS; translated from the coding sequence TTGATCCTGACCCGGTTGCGGCGACGTGATGTTACCGCCTGGCTGCGGGAGGTCGGACGCTTGTCCGTCAAGGCCACGGCCGCCTTTTTCCGCTCGGGCGGGCCGACCCAGGCCGCCGCCCTAGCCTTTTACGCGCTGCTCTCTTCGGTGCCGCTGCTTTTTGCCATGCTGGCCCTGTGCGGGGCGGTGTCGGGCGAGGACTGGACCGGCCAAATGGCCCTACGCCGCCAGCTCGCCATCCTCACGCCGTATATCGACGAACTGCTGGTCTCCCGGGCCAGGCGGCTGCTGTGGGCCTCGCCGGGGTTTTCCCTGGAAAGCGCGGTGTTTGTGCTGTGGTCGTCGTGGCTGTTTCTGGGCGCGTTTCGCCGGGCGCTACGCCGGCCTCTTGGCGAGGCGGCCCCGGAACAACGGCCGCCCCTGGCCGCGCGATTGATGAGCACGGCCTGGGGGGCGATTGCCGGCGTCTTGTTCTTGGGAGCGCTGACGGCGGCCCTGTATCTGGCCTATCTGCCGCGCCTGGAGCCGCGCGGGAGTCTGGCGCGCCAGTGGTCGGCGGCCTGGGGCGTTCTCTGCCTGACCGGCATGTTCGCCGCCGCCTATCTGCTGTTTTTGCCGGGGCGGCGGCCGCTTCGGGCCATCGCCGGCGTGTCGGCCTTGCTGGCCGTCGCGGCCTGGGCGGTGACGGCGGCTTTCGGGCAGTTCGTGGCCCATGGCGGGCGCTACGAACTCGTATACGGTTCCCTGGGCGGGGCGGTGCTGTTTTTGTTGTGGCTGCAGTACAACGCCTGTCTGGTGCTGTGGGGAGCCTGGTTCTTGCGCCTGTGGCGGCGCGACCATGGCCCGTCGGCCCTGCGGCGGCGGCTGTCGCCGGCCAGCCTCTTCGACCGCCTGCGCGCCGGCCGCCTGGCCCGCCGCTCGCGGAGCTGA
- a CDS encoding 6-pyruvoyl trahydropterin synthase family protein, producing the protein MPPIYTIAVAGDFSAAHRLPGHPGPCAAMHGHNFQVTAEICADSLINGMVADFLDVRTAMDAIFADLDHACLNDVPALDPPTAEVLAGYILSRLKARLDDGRVRVTAVTVVESRGLAATCREA; encoded by the coding sequence ATGCCGCCGATCTATACCATCGCCGTTGCCGGCGACTTCAGCGCCGCCCACCGTCTGCCGGGCCATCCCGGCCCCTGCGCCGCCATGCACGGCCACAATTTCCAGGTCACGGCCGAAATCTGCGCCGACAGCCTGATAAACGGCATGGTGGCGGATTTCCTGGATGTCCGCACGGCCATGGACGCCATTTTCGCCGATCTGGACCACGCCTGCCTAAACGACGTGCCCGCCCTTGATCCGCCCACGGCCGAGGTGCTGGCCGGCTACATCCTCTCGCGGCTCAAGGCTCGGCTCGACGACGGAAGGGTGCGCGTCACGGCCGTGACGGTGGTGGAAAGCCGTGGCCTGGCCGCCACCTGCCGCGAGGCGTGA
- the mutM gene encoding bifunctional DNA-formamidopyrimidine glycosylase/DNA-(apurinic or apyrimidinic site) lyase, protein MPELPEVETIARALAPGLVGRVIVGVDVPDAKVLAGPKRRADFAAMAVGRTIQSVGRRAKLLLLTLGPRPQVPGDGPAVLAFHLKMTGRFHIAPPGAPDPDRARLLVRLSDGNTLVFADLRRFGTARVLTPEALSAWDFHASLGPEPWDMTPQAFEEALGRKSTRIKAALLDQTVIAGIGNIYADESLFAARIRPDTPAKDLTPAQRQRLLKAVQNVIAAAIAAGGSTIRDYRTPDGVEGGFQNHFQVYGKSGDPCPACAAPLTHAKIAGRTSTYCRKCQK, encoded by the coding sequence ATGCCCGAACTTCCCGAAGTCGAAACCATCGCACGAGCCCTGGCTCCGGGCCTTGTCGGCCGCGTCATCGTCGGCGTCGACGTCCCGGACGCCAAGGTGCTGGCCGGCCCCAAACGCCGGGCCGATTTCGCCGCCATGGCCGTAGGCCGGACCATCCAATCCGTCGGCCGCCGGGCCAAGCTGCTGCTGCTCACCCTCGGCCCGCGCCCCCAGGTCCCGGGCGACGGCCCGGCCGTCCTGGCCTTTCATCTCAAGATGACCGGCCGTTTCCACATCGCGCCGCCGGGCGCTCCCGATCCCGACCGCGCCCGGTTGCTCGTCCGGCTCTCCGACGGCAACACCCTGGTCTTTGCCGACCTGCGCCGCTTCGGCACGGCCCGGGTGCTCACCCCCGAGGCCCTGAGCGCCTGGGATTTCCACGCGTCCCTTGGCCCCGAACCCTGGGACATGACGCCGCAAGCCTTCGAGGAGGCCCTTGGCCGCAAGTCCACCCGCATCAAGGCGGCGCTGCTCGATCAGACCGTCATCGCCGGCATCGGCAACATCTACGCCGACGAATCGCTCTTCGCCGCCCGCATCCGGCCCGACACGCCGGCCAAGGACCTGACCCCGGCCCAACGGCAACGCCTCCTCAAAGCCGTCCAAAACGTCATCGCGGCGGCCATCGCCGCCGGCGGCAGCACCATCCGCGACTACCGCACCCCGGACGGCGTGGAAGGCGGCTTCCAGAACCATTTCCAGGTCTACGGCAAATCCGGCGACCCCTGCCCGGCCTGCGCCGCGCCGCTGACCCACGCCAAAATCGCCGGCCGCACGTCCACCTATTGCAGGAAGTGTCAAAAGTAA